GCCAAGTACTTTCAAGTGTTTCGTCAGCTTGGTGAGCTCATTGAGCGCAAGCTGCATACTTTCGGAATCTAGGTGTGCTTCTAAGTCCACATAGAACATCTCTTCCCAAGGATTGCCCATAATAGGACGCGACTCCAGCTTAGTCATATTGATGCCGTAGCGTTGCAATACCAGCAAGGTTTCGACCAGCGAGCCCGCCTTTTGCGACGTCGACATAATCAGGGTCGTTTTCGCTGGGATTTGTGCAGAGACTTCCACCGGCTTACGCGCAACCACGATAAAACGCGTGTGGTTCTCTGTTTGGTTCGCGATGTTGCCTTGGATAGGTTGCAGGCCATACAGCTTGCCACTGGAAGCATTGCCAATGGCGGCCACATCATCGCGATTCAGCTCTTGCACTTTCTTCATCGCATCGGCGGTGCTGGCACAAGATTCGAGTGTGACCCCTTTTAGACGGCTGAGAAACTCGCTGCATTGCTGGTGTGGTTGTGGGTGTGAGTAAAGTACTTTGATCTGTTCAAGCCGCAGCTCTTTGGTCGCTACCAAACAGTGTTCAATCGGTTGGGTCAATTCACCAACAATATAGAGTGTGGTGTGTTGCAGCAGATCATACACCTCGTTGATCGAACCTGAGCTGGTGTTTTCAATCGGCAGAACGCCGAAATCAGCATGACCGGATTCAACGGTTTGCGTCACCTCTTTGAAATGTTCACAGTTGAGCTCAATCAGTTCCGTGTTCTTACGGCTAAAATACTCTCGACTGGCCAGGTGTGAATAAGAGCCTTTTGCACCCAGAAAGGCGACGCGCGCGAGTGGTTTGCGACTTTGCTCTGGATTCAACAGATTCTGCAGATAAGATTGTTGCAGCAGTACCGAGTCTTCAATGATGGTATGAAACAGCTTGGTAATATATTGAGCATCAAGCTGATATTTTTCTCGTCCATTGGTGATCAGCTTAACCAGTAATTGCTGCTCACGGCTGGCATCTCTCACGGGTTTTGAGGTTTCCACTTTGCTTTTCGCCACCTCAATACTGAGTTTACGGCGCTCCGAGAGGAGGCTAAGCAATTGGTCGTCGAGGTCATTTAAGCGCAGACGGATCTCTTCAAGTGAGATTGGCTGGTCAGTCATCGTGGTATTCCTTATAAAAAAGCCCCCCGAGTTGGGAGGCTTTCTGTTTGTTTTTGACTTTTCTTTCACAAACGGCTTTGCCTCCGGCGGTTAGGGGAGGAAAAAGAAGTCAAAAATAAACAGTAGATTGAATTGCATAAATATCTTTCTTGGTTACGTTTAACCACACAATAAGCAAGCAGGCGTGGAGCGTCAAGCAAAAAAATAGCGCCTCTCGGCGCTACTTCCTCTCACAAAATGAATTCGTTTTATTCGTCTTCTTCTTCAACCAACTCAGGTTTTTCGGCGCGACGCGCTTCGGATTTGTGCTGTAGTTTGTTTAGCTGTCTTTCCAGTTTTTGCTCCACTTCATTAATGGCAGCATACAAATCGTCGTTAACCGCTGAAGCGATAAGTTGACCTTTAGGAACCTTAATCACGGCCTCAAATTTTTTCTGTTTGTTCGGTTCTTCGCTAAAGGTGGCTTGGCAACTGATGATGTCCGCTTGCCATTTTTCTAGCTTCTTAAATTTGCTCTCAATGTGAGTGCGGATAGCAGAGGTGATGTCAATGTTTTTACCAGTGATGTTTACTTTCATAGATGCTTTCCTCTGTGGTATCCCTCATGGGTTGACTCCAGATTACGACTTTGAACTAAAAAAAATGTGACCGAGATCATTATTTATTATGGTGTTTTAAGTGGCTAAACAGAATGTGATCTTAAGCAAGGCTTGTCGATTTTTCTTATGAAAAAGCTTGAGATTCGTTTGGAAAGCAGTAGATTGAATCGAGTAGTTCGCTGAAATTAAACCATTTTTCAGGGATTTTTTACTGCCTAAGTAAAATCTGTAGTCAAATTGCACCAAGTGAAAAATGTGATCGCCACCCGTGGGCAAGAGAGAATGAAAAAAACGCCGCTGAATATCTCAGCGGCGTTTTTGCGTTTGTAAACGGAATCATCAAAAGAGGCGTATTAGAGTGGATTGAGGCGCATCAGCTCTTTTGTTCTTGCAACCGCATCTTCTAGTCCCAACTGTTGGTAGGCTTTAAGTTGAATTGCCAAAGATTTTCTCGCTGCAGTGGTATCTGGATAGGTTTTCTGCAACTCTTGGCAGCGATTAATCGCTGCAATCCAAGCTTCGCGGCGCAAATAATAATCCGCCGTCGCAAGGTCATACTCCGCTAAACGATTTTTCAGCGCAAATAGGCGTTTTTGTGCATCTTGCGCGTATGGGCTGTCTGGATAGCGCTCAAGCAGCTTCTTAAAATCATCAAATGCTTCTTTGACAGGCTCAGGATCGCGATCGCTGCGATCAACGTTAAACAGGTCATGCATAAAGTTGCGATCTTGCGCCATGTGGGTAAGGCCGCGCATGTAAAGTACCCAATCCATTTTCTCATGGGTTGGATTGAGCCGCGTAAAGCGGGCGATCGTTGCCAGCCCTAGGGCGAGGTCGTCGTTCTTGTAATAGGCATAAATCAAATCAAGCTGCACTTGCTCCGAATAAGCACCAAACGGATAACGGGAGTCGAGCGCTTCAAGTTTCTCAATCGCCGTTAGCCAGTTACCACTTTGAAGAGAAATTTGTGCCTCTGAATACAGCTCGGCTGGTGGCACATCAGGGACAATTTGTTCACTGCTTGAACATCCAAACAGCAGTGATACCGCCAAAAGGCCTGATAAAGTATGGTGTTTCATGTCAGGAGTCGATTCCTTGATTCTAAATATTTCTTAAGCTTCCGTTACTTTCTCGTCAGTAACGGATACAATGAACAACAACTATTTTTCCACAGTAGTGAGCATTAGTCTCACAGTTTTTAAAAAAGTTCGATATGGCTCAGCAGATTGAATTAACAAATACCGTAAAAGATAGCCAATTGGGTCAACGACTTGATCAGGCTATCGCAGAATTGTTCGCCGATTTTTCTCGTTCGCGCCTGAAAGAGTGGTTGTTGGACGGAAAAGTAAAAGTGAACGGTGAGGTGATCACCAAACCCCGTACGAAAGTGATGGGCGGCGAAGCGATCACGGTGCTCGCCGAGCTTGAAGACGAAGAGCGCTGGGAAGCGCAAGATATTCCTCTGGATATCGTCTACGAGGATGACGACATTTTAGTCATTAACAAGCCGCGTGATTTCGTGGTTCATCCCGGGGCAGGAACTCCTGATGGCACCGTGCTCAATGCACTGCTGTTTCATTGTCCGGAAATTGCAGAAGTGCCTCGTGCGGGTATCGTGCATCGTTTGGACAAAGACACAACAGGTTTGATGGTGGTTGCGAAAACCGTTCCGGCGCAAACACGCCTCGTTCGAGCGCTACAAAAACGCGACATTACCCGTGAGTATGAAGCCATTGCGATTGGCCGTATGACCGCAGGCGGTAAAGTGGACCAACCGATTGGTCGCCACTCAACCAAACGTACCTTGATGGCAGTCAGCCCTATGGGCAAGCCGGCGGTAACACATTACCGTGTTGCGGAGCATTTCCGTGAGCACACACGCTTGCGTTTACGTCTTGAAACCGGACGTACTCACCAGATCCGTGTGCATATGGCCTACATTCAGCATCCACTGCTTGGCGATATCGCTTACGGTGGCCGCGCGCGTATTCCATCTGGCGCGTCAGATGATGTGGTCGAGATGATACGTGGCTTTGATCGTCAAGCACTGCATGCTGTTATGCTGCGCTTTAATCATCCTATCACTGGTGAAGAGCTGGAGTTCCATGCACCTGTGCCAGATGATATGGTTGAGTTAACCGAAACACTACGCCGTGATACTCAAGAACATGGCTTACCGGACGTCTACTGATCAACCATGATTCTCCCTAACTGGCCTGCTCCGAAAAATATCAAAGCCTTTGCGTCAACGCGTGAAGGCGGTTTTTCGCATGCACCGTATGCGAGCCTAAACTTGGGCACGCATGTCGGGGACGAGCTTCACCTAGTTAGGGAAAATCGCCTTTGGTTAGCCCAAAAGGCGCAAATGCCAAGCGCGCCAGTGTGGTTGAATCAAACCCACTCAACACGAGTGGCAGAGGTATCGACTCCGACAGAGCAAGTGTTGGATGCCGACGGGCTATTTACCCAAACCGTCGGAGTGGTGTGCAGTGCGATGACGGCGGATTGTTTGCCGCTGCTGATCACCAACACACAAGGCACCCAAGTTGCAGCAGTGCATGCAGGATGGCGTGGCCTTTCTGCGGGCATCGTGGAAAACGCGCTCGACAAGTTTTGTGGTGAAGTCATGGTTTGGCTTGGCCCAGCGATTGGTCCTTTGGCATTTGAGGTAGGCGATGATGTCCGTCAGGCATTCACCGACTTTGATCCACAAGCCGCTAAAGCTTTTGTGGCACAAGCGAAAAGTGGAAAGTGGCTTGCTGATATATTTTTGCTCGCGACTCAGCGTCTGAATCGTGCAGGTGTTAGGCAAGTCTTTTCATCGCAGATGTGCACCTACCGTAATTCGGGCCAGTTCTTTTCCTACCGCCGTGATGGCGTTACTGGCCGTCAGGCCAGCTTTATCTGGATGGAAGAATAACAGCATAATTTGTGCGACATCCGCTTTAGTCCCCCTTGAAAAACGTCGAGCACGTATCCATCTTTCATACTGATTAAACCATTCATTTCAGTTGAGGGAAGGTAGGTATGCGTCTTGATCGATTTACCAGTAAGTTTCAAATCGCTATCTCTGATGCACAGTCATTGGCGTTAGGGCGCGATCATCAATACATCGAACCCGTTCATCTTATGGTGGCGCTGCTCGATCAAAATGGCAGCCCAATCAGACCGCTGCTGACCATCTTAAATGTGGATGTCACGCATCTACGTTCCAAGCTCAGTGAAATGTTGGATCGCCTGCCGAAAGTCAGTGGCATTGGTGGTGATGTACAGCTGTCCTCATCGATGGGCACCATGTTCAATCTCTGTGACAAAATTGCGCAGAAGCGCCAAGACAGTTACATCTCGTCGGAAGTTTTCCTGCTGGCCGCTCTTGAAGACAGAGGTCCGTTAGGTCAATTACTTAAAGAGCTGGGGCTCACAGAACAAAAAGTGAGCCAAGCGATTGAGCAAATTCGTGGCGGTCAGAAAGTCAATGACCCGAATGCGGAAGAGCTGCGCCAAGCACTTGAAAAATTTACCATCGATCTTACCGAGCGAGCGGAGCAGGGCAAACTTGATCCGGTCATTGGCCGCGACGATGAAATTCGCCGTACCATTCAAGTATTGCAGCGCCGTACCAAAAACAA
This Vibrio navarrensis DNA region includes the following protein-coding sequences:
- the pheA gene encoding prephenate dehydratase: MTDQPISLEEIRLRLNDLDDQLLSLLSERRKLSIEVAKSKVETSKPVRDASREQQLLVKLITNGREKYQLDAQYITKLFHTIIEDSVLLQQSYLQNLLNPEQSRKPLARVAFLGAKGSYSHLASREYFSRKNTELIELNCEHFKEVTQTVESGHADFGVLPIENTSSGSINEVYDLLQHTTLYIVGELTQPIEHCLVATKELRLEQIKVLYSHPQPHQQCSEFLSRLKGVTLESCASTADAMKKVQELNRDDVAAIGNASSGKLYGLQPIQGNIANQTENHTRFIVVARKPVEVSAQIPAKTTLIMSTSQKAGSLVETLLVLQRYGINMTKLESRPIMGNPWEEMFYVDLEAHLDSESMQLALNELTKLTKHLKVLGCYPSENVKPTQVKLA
- the hpf gene encoding ribosome hibernation-promoting factor, HPF/YfiA family, with product MKVNITGKNIDITSAIRTHIESKFKKLEKWQADIISCQATFSEEPNKQKKFEAVIKVPKGQLIASAVNDDLYAAINEVEQKLERQLNKLQHKSEARRAEKPELVEEEDE
- a CDS encoding outer membrane protein assembly factor BamD, giving the protein MKHHTLSGLLAVSLLFGCSSSEQIVPDVPPAELYSEAQISLQSGNWLTAIEKLEALDSRYPFGAYSEQVQLDLIYAYYKNDDLALGLATIARFTRLNPTHEKMDWVLYMRGLTHMAQDRNFMHDLFNVDRSDRDPEPVKEAFDDFKKLLERYPDSPYAQDAQKRLFALKNRLAEYDLATADYYLRREAWIAAINRCQELQKTYPDTTAARKSLAIQLKAYQQLGLEDAVARTKELMRLNPL
- the rluD gene encoding 23S rRNA pseudouridine(1911/1915/1917) synthase RluD, giving the protein MAQQIELTNTVKDSQLGQRLDQAIAELFADFSRSRLKEWLLDGKVKVNGEVITKPRTKVMGGEAITVLAELEDEERWEAQDIPLDIVYEDDDILVINKPRDFVVHPGAGTPDGTVLNALLFHCPEIAEVPRAGIVHRLDKDTTGLMVVAKTVPAQTRLVRALQKRDITREYEAIAIGRMTAGGKVDQPIGRHSTKRTLMAVSPMGKPAVTHYRVAEHFREHTRLRLRLETGRTHQIRVHMAYIQHPLLGDIAYGGRARIPSGASDDVVEMIRGFDRQALHAVMLRFNHPITGEELEFHAPVPDDMVELTETLRRDTQEHGLPDVY
- the pgeF gene encoding peptidoglycan editing factor PgeF; the protein is MILPNWPAPKNIKAFASTREGGFSHAPYASLNLGTHVGDELHLVRENRLWLAQKAQMPSAPVWLNQTHSTRVAEVSTPTEQVLDADGLFTQTVGVVCSAMTADCLPLLITNTQGTQVAAVHAGWRGLSAGIVENALDKFCGEVMVWLGPAIGPLAFEVGDDVRQAFTDFDPQAAKAFVAQAKSGKWLADIFLLATQRLNRAGVRQVFSSQMCTYRNSGQFFSYRRDGVTGRQASFIWMEE